In a genomic window of Tepidamorphus gemmatus:
- the gspD gene encoding type II secretion system secretin GspD, translating to MHLGRTVRAVLLIVLAAASVSCQTTEDLLSVRGSGSRFFGSVLNADLAARQPAPEQNQGLQRIGPADPPPSEVYTGSGYVNGQGGPFVPAGSSETAGRGTYRLNFENADLGEVVRAILGDALGRNFVIDTEVSGRVTLVSARPVAQEDLLPILETILRMNQAALVDTGSIYRIVFDSEVGTVPLIDRNDTRSGYGLTVVPLRYVSARTMVGLIEGFATRSESLRVDTSRNLVLIAGTAAERQTAVETINNFDTDWMADQSVAIYPVGRVRPETLVPELERIFETREGQPGADLIQFVPMSRMKAVLVVSKRPDLIRQAGIWVSRLDRQSPETDVQVHVYRVKYRDAKMLVQILSGIFTGSTATGIDQRGDRPGDQIDPRASLFQTSVQGETGDNLNQQPGLSTDQQDPGLTSGNTFDLTDTGRQPGAGDILAGPATGGNDRIRFSADTANNSIVVYADGETYRKILAALRQIDVPPLQVAINVVIAEIRLNDQLRYGVQYFLKSGDDGSIGLFNTIANNISRELPGFNFVIGSERSPDVIISAFDEITDVQVLSSPSLVVLENQTATLQVGENVPVTTRQSTSNIDPDAPTVNEVEYRDTGIILNVTPRVADNGVISMTIQQEISNIASGGQTLTPTFAKRRISSAVSVVSNQTVLLGGLISERSERNDTGIPGLHRLETIGSLFGTKRNQSDRTELIVLIRPVVIRQGQDAQHVAEELRARMWEMNTRARD from the coding sequence ATGCACCTGGGGAGGACAGTGCGCGCGGTGTTGCTCATCGTGCTGGCGGCGGCCTCGGTCTCCTGCCAGACGACGGAGGATCTGTTGTCCGTGCGCGGTTCCGGGTCGCGATTCTTCGGCTCGGTGCTGAATGCCGACCTCGCGGCCCGCCAGCCGGCGCCCGAGCAGAACCAGGGGCTGCAGCGAATCGGTCCGGCCGATCCGCCGCCCAGCGAGGTCTATACCGGCAGCGGCTACGTCAACGGTCAGGGCGGGCCGTTCGTGCCGGCGGGATCGTCGGAGACGGCTGGGCGTGGCACCTACAGGCTCAATTTCGAGAACGCCGACCTGGGGGAGGTGGTCCGGGCGATCCTCGGCGACGCGCTCGGCCGCAATTTCGTGATCGACACCGAGGTCAGCGGGCGCGTGACGCTCGTCTCGGCGCGGCCGGTGGCGCAGGAGGATCTGCTGCCGATTCTCGAAACGATCCTGCGCATGAACCAGGCCGCGCTGGTCGATACCGGTTCGATCTATCGGATCGTGTTCGACAGTGAGGTCGGTACGGTTCCATTGATCGACCGGAACGATACCCGGTCAGGTTACGGGCTGACGGTGGTTCCGCTGCGGTATGTCTCCGCCCGGACGATGGTCGGACTGATCGAGGGCTTTGCGACGCGATCGGAATCGTTGCGCGTGGATACCTCGCGGAACCTGGTACTCATCGCGGGAACGGCGGCCGAGCGGCAGACGGCGGTGGAGACGATCAACAATTTCGACACCGACTGGATGGCTGACCAGTCGGTGGCGATCTACCCGGTGGGGCGCGTCCGGCCGGAGACGCTGGTTCCGGAGCTCGAGCGGATCTTCGAAACGCGGGAAGGGCAGCCGGGCGCCGATCTCATCCAGTTCGTGCCGATGAGCCGCATGAAGGCAGTGCTGGTGGTCTCCAAGCGGCCCGATCTCATCCGGCAGGCAGGAATCTGGGTGAGCCGGCTCGACCGGCAGAGCCCCGAGACCGACGTTCAGGTGCATGTCTACCGGGTCAAGTACCGTGATGCGAAGATGCTGGTGCAAATCCTGAGCGGCATCTTCACCGGATCAACGGCGACCGGCATCGACCAGCGGGGCGACCGACCGGGCGACCAGATCGATCCGCGCGCCAGCCTGTTCCAGACCAGCGTGCAGGGCGAGACCGGCGACAACCTGAACCAGCAACCCGGGCTGAGCACCGATCAGCAGGATCCCGGACTGACATCCGGCAACACGTTCGACCTTACCGACACCGGCCGGCAACCCGGCGCCGGCGATATCTTGGCGGGACCGGCGACGGGCGGCAATGACCGTATCCGGTTCAGCGCCGACACCGCCAACAACTCGATCGTCGTCTATGCCGACGGCGAGACGTACCGGAAGATCCTGGCGGCACTGCGCCAGATCGACGTGCCGCCGCTGCAGGTGGCGATCAACGTGGTGATCGCCGAGATCCGACTGAACGACCAGCTGCGCTATGGCGTGCAGTATTTCCTCAAGAGCGGCGATGACGGCTCCATCGGTCTGTTCAACACGATCGCCAACAACATCAGCCGCGAACTGCCCGGCTTCAATTTCGTGATCGGCAGCGAGCGCAGCCCAGACGTCATCATTTCGGCATTCGACGAGATCACCGACGTGCAGGTGTTGTCCTCGCCGTCGCTGGTGGTGCTGGAGAACCAGACGGCGACGTTGCAGGTGGGCGAGAACGTCCCGGTCACCACCCGCCAGTCGACGTCGAACATCGACCCCGATGCCCCGACCGTGAACGAGGTCGAGTATCGCGATACCGGAATCATCCTGAACGTGACGCCGCGCGTCGCCGACAACGGGGTGATCTCGATGACGATCCAGCAGGAGATCTCCAACATCGCGTCGGGCGGCCAGACGCTGACGCCGACCTTTGCCAAGCGCAGGATCTCCAGCGCGGTTTCGGTCGTCAGCAATCAGACGGTGCTGCTCGGCGGGCTGATCAGCGAGCGCAGCGAGCGCAATGACACGGGCATCCCCGGCCTCCATCGCCTCGAGACGATCGGATCCCTGTTCGGTACCAAACGCAATCAGTCGGACCGCACCGAACTGATCGTCCTGATCCGGCCGGTCGTCATCCGCCAGGGCCAGGACGCCCAGCATGTCGCCGAGGAACTGAGGGCCAGGATGTGGGAAATGAACACGCGCGCCCGCGATTGA
- a CDS encoding prepilin peptidase: MSLPRRLAPSARRQLVGAAAGGLAGAVAAPALGADPAGTLAASILGAAMFAIAFEDALRLRVPDRWVALAVFAGLAWAGVAGAHEVAAMFEAVAGALLGGAVCAAAFLLLREGFYRLRGLDGLGMGDVKLAAAGGVWLGWHGFAVAVLAAAAAGIAVVGLRALRAGGWRREQRLSFGALLAPAIWCAWLSQQGGWAGA; the protein is encoded by the coding sequence TTGAGCCTGCCGAGGAGACTCGCGCCATCCGCCCGCCGGCAGCTGGTCGGGGCTGCGGCGGGCGGGCTGGCGGGTGCGGTCGCCGCGCCGGCGCTGGGAGCCGACCCGGCCGGCACTCTCGCCGCGTCGATCCTGGGCGCGGCAATGTTCGCGATCGCGTTCGAGGACGCGCTGCGGCTGCGCGTGCCGGACCGATGGGTCGCACTCGCGGTCTTCGCCGGGCTGGCGTGGGCGGGCGTGGCGGGTGCGCACGAGGTGGCAGCGATGTTCGAGGCCGTTGCCGGGGCGCTGCTCGGCGGCGCCGTTTGCGCGGCGGCATTCCTGCTCCTGCGCGAGGGCTTCTACCGGTTGCGCGGCCTTGACGGGCTCGGCATGGGCGACGTCAAACTCGCTGCGGCTGGCGGCGTCTGGCTGGGTTGGCACGGCTTCGCCGTCGCCGTGCTGGCGGCGGCCGCGGCGGGGATTGCGGTGGTCGGCCTGCGGGCGCTGCGGGCCGGCGGCTGGCGCCGGGAGCAGCGGCTGTCCTTCGGGGCGCTGCTGGCACCGGCGATCTGGTGCGCTTGGCTGTCGCAGCAGGGAGGATGGGCAGGTGCCTAG
- a CDS encoding tetratricopeptide repeat protein, protein MPSRWNSKVWIRCGSGRLAAALVLAGTQLAAAAIALADGGVERGIAAYERGELRGAAAMWLPLAERGDPKAQTALGLAYYHGQGVPQDFGAAAAWYRRAADQGYPYAQGLLGYLYFIGQGVHQDYVEAHFWLNLAAAGLPPGPERDLVIDRRGVVQTMLSPRELHDVQVRATVWRPVPIVPETVQ, encoded by the coding sequence GTGCCTAGCCGGTGGAACAGCAAGGTCTGGATCAGGTGCGGGAGCGGCCGGCTCGCCGCCGCGCTCGTTCTGGCCGGGACGCAGCTGGCGGCCGCAGCGATCGCGCTTGCCGACGGGGGTGTCGAGCGCGGCATTGCCGCCTACGAGCGGGGCGAACTGCGCGGCGCGGCGGCGATGTGGCTGCCGCTTGCCGAGCGTGGCGATCCGAAGGCGCAGACCGCTCTGGGCCTCGCCTACTACCACGGGCAGGGCGTGCCGCAGGACTTCGGTGCTGCAGCCGCCTGGTATCGCCGCGCGGCGGATCAGGGCTACCCCTATGCCCAGGGGTTGCTCGGCTATCTCTACTTCATCGGGCAGGGCGTCCATCAGGATTACGTCGAGGCACATTTCTGGCTGAACCTGGCGGCTGCCGGTCTGCCGCCGGGCCCGGAGCGCGACCTGGTCATCGACCGCCGCGGCGTCGTCCAGACGATGCTGAGCCCGCGCGAACTGCACGACGTGCAGGTTCGGGCGACGGTGTGGCGTCCGGTCCCGATCGTGCCGGAGACGGTGCAGTAG
- a CDS encoding GspE/PulE family protein, whose protein sequence is MIAKPSLDVDDAFLSFLRKSEEFGERVDYDALDAVPQEQRGAYAALWEAGVMTGTDLADAIARFHGLPRVRIDAIGSQSGATRGLSRRFLRDAWLYPYEIGGRLMLAVADPANIEAIDAVKLAVGRPFGISVVAFEDIAMLFERDAEQSEPERKDEAGGGATDLEMDIGNDENLERLRDLARGAPVVQAVDAMLEAAIDLGATDIHVEPTRDAVRVRLRVDGFLRPYQTLPGRMARAIVSRIKILAGLNIAERRLPQDGRARVRIVNTEADLRIATLPTLHGEAAVIRILVKESRALDLARLGMSPRDLVTIRAILAEPYGLVVVSGPTGSGKTTTLAAALTELNDPARKIMTVEDPIEYQIAGIHQTQVKPAIDLTFATALRAFLRHDPDIIMVGEMRDAETAAIGIQAALTGHLVLTTLHTNNAADAVARLLDLKVESFLLASALRGVIGQRLVRKLCERCRTAITDHDHATQSLLERGILQLGAGETLYRGTGCDWCGGTGYRGRIGIFEVMRFDADLRQQIHDEVDTGRIQEVARKAGMTTMLEDGLMKCRAGLTSVSEVMRVAT, encoded by the coding sequence ATGATAGCCAAGCCATCCCTGGATGTCGACGACGCCTTTCTCTCCTTCCTGAGAAAAAGCGAAGAGTTCGGCGAGCGTGTCGATTATGACGCACTCGACGCAGTCCCACAGGAGCAGCGCGGGGCATATGCCGCGCTGTGGGAAGCGGGCGTGATGACCGGCACCGACCTGGCCGACGCCATCGCCCGGTTTCACGGTCTTCCGCGCGTGCGCATTGACGCGATTGGTAGTCAGAGCGGTGCCACTCGCGGCCTGTCGCGCCGCTTCCTGCGCGATGCCTGGCTCTATCCCTACGAGATCGGCGGGCGCCTGATGCTGGCTGTGGCCGACCCGGCCAACATCGAGGCGATCGACGCCGTGAAGCTCGCCGTGGGGCGACCGTTCGGCATCAGCGTCGTCGCCTTCGAGGACATCGCGATGCTGTTCGAGCGCGATGCCGAACAATCCGAACCCGAGCGCAAGGACGAGGCCGGCGGCGGCGCGACCGACCTCGAGATGGACATCGGCAACGACGAGAACCTGGAACGGCTGCGTGACCTCGCACGCGGCGCGCCGGTCGTGCAGGCCGTCGACGCGATGCTCGAGGCTGCGATCGACCTGGGCGCGACCGACATCCATGTCGAGCCGACGCGCGATGCGGTGCGCGTGCGCCTGCGTGTCGATGGCTTCCTGCGGCCCTACCAGACGCTGCCGGGACGTATGGCACGCGCGATCGTGTCACGGATCAAGATTCTCGCCGGTCTCAACATCGCCGAGCGCCGCCTGCCTCAGGACGGCCGCGCCCGCGTCCGCATCGTCAACACCGAAGCCGACCTGCGCATCGCCACGCTGCCGACCCTCCATGGCGAGGCGGCGGTCATCCGCATCCTGGTCAAGGAATCGCGCGCGCTCGACCTTGCCCGGCTCGGCATGTCCCCCCGCGATCTGGTGACGATCCGCGCCATCCTGGCAGAGCCCTACGGCCTGGTCGTGGTGTCGGGCCCGACCGGCAGCGGCAAGACCACGACGCTGGCCGCCGCGCTCACCGAGCTGAACGATCCGGCCCGCAAGATCATGACGGTCGAGGATCCGATCGAGTACCAGATTGCCGGCATCCACCAGACTCAGGTCAAGCCGGCGATCGATCTCACCTTTGCGACCGCGCTGCGGGCCTTTCTGCGGCATGATCCGGACATCATCATGGTCGGCGAAATGCGCGACGCCGAAACGGCGGCGATCGGCATTCAGGCGGCGCTGACCGGCCACCTGGTGCTGACCACACTGCACACCAACAATGCTGCCGACGCGGTCGCCCGGCTCCTCGATCTCAAGGTCGAGAGCTTCCTCCTGGCCTCGGCGCTGCGTGGCGTGATTGGCCAACGGCTGGTTCGCAAGCTGTGCGAGCGCTGTCGCACGGCGATCACGGATCATGACCACGCCACGCAATCGCTGCTCGAACGCGGCATCCTACAGCTTGGCGCAGGCGAAACGCTGTACCGCGGTACCGGCTGCGACTGGTGCGGTGGAACCGGATACCGCGGCCGCATCGGCATCTTCGAAGTGATGCGCTTCGACGCCGACCTGCGGCAGCAGATCCACGACGAAGTCGACACCGGCAGGATTCAGGAGGTCGCCC